Sequence from the Natronomonas marina genome:
ACGCGGAGTTCAGCCACGACCCCTCCGAGGACACGCCGTTGAAGAACGACGAGGGGTCGGAACGCACGATCCACCTGCGGCCCCAGACCTGTCAGATCCTCGCGGACTACATCGAACAGAACCGCGTCGACGCGACCGACGAACACGGTCGCGAGCCGTTGTTCACCGTCGAGGGATGCGAGGGCCGTCCGCACGTGAACACGCTCAGGAACCGCGTCTACGCCATCACGAGGCCGTGCGCACACGGTCAGGGCTGTCCGCACGACCGCGACCCCGCCGACTGCGAGGCGGCGCAGACGATGAACGACGCATCGAAGTGCCCGTCGTCGGAGTCCAGCCACGCCATCCGCCGCGGCAGCATCTCGTGGGCCTTGCGGAATGAGACGCCGAAGCCGGTCGTGAGCGACCGCGCAGACGTGTCACCGGAGATCATCGACCGCAACTACTCCACGCTCACAGACCGCGAACAAGCCGACGTGCGCAGCTCACAACTCCCCGACGACCTCACTGACGAGTAGCCACCCGGGCACGGATCCACGCCCCCGCGCGGCGCCCTACTCCTCGTCGATCGGTGGCCGCAAGTCCCGCCACCGGACGTCCTCAGTGTCGCCGCCATCTACCAGCCGGACGCGGTACAGCCGCGAGTCACGCGGGTCGCCAGTCTCGTCACCGGCGTCGTCGGCAATCACCCTGACCACCTCGGCGTGCTGGCCGTGCAAGCGGTCGTGGTCAGGGTCGCTCGTGTCCGGAATGTCGATTCGGACGCGGTCGCCGGTATCGTACTCGCTCATACTGGCCTACTCATAAACGACGAGGGGAATGGAGCTTATATATGATTGGTCGGGCAATAACACCGTAGATGGCCTCTGACCAGAAACGCCACGGACAAACCTATACCCCTGAGCCGATCTCGAGGGCACTCTCACGTTGGGCGATCCAATCCGCCGATGACTCGGTGTTGGAGCCCTCGGTCGGTGAGGGTCGGTTCGTCTTCGATGCCTACCACAGACTCGAGGAACTGGGGGCCGAGAGCAAGGAGACTCGGAACCAGATCCACGGGCTCGATATTGACGCTGATGCCGTCGACACGCTTCAGCAGCGGGCACGCGAAGAGTTCGGGGGCGAATTCCCCAACGTCTCGGCTGGCAACCTGTTTGACTCGGACTTCCCCGAGGTGGACGCACTCATCGGCAATCCACCATACGTCATCCGCCACCGCTTCGAGGACGCCGAGGAGATCATCGAACGGTTCTCAGAGTACGATTTCTCCGATCAGAGCGACCTCTACGTCTACTTCCTGCTTCAGGCGACCCAATTCCTCAAACCCGGCGGTCGGATGGCGATGATCGTCTCCAACTCGTGGATGAAGCGGAAGTACGGTGAGGAGTTCAAGGAGTTCCTCCTCAACGAATTCCACATTCACGCCCTCATCGGCTTCCAAGAGCGGGTGTTTGACGATCTCGCCAACAGCGTCTGCATCATCGCTGAGAAACGGCCAAACACGATCCGGATGCCGGCGAAGAACGACGTTCGGTTCATCCAAGCGGAGAGCGAGGACATCTTCAACGGCGGCGAGAAGTCGCTTGACGAACTCGCGGACGCCGCAATCCAGTCCGCACGTGTCCCACAGCGTGCCCTCGACGCCGGCGACTACTGGGACATCTGGCTCCGTGCGCCCCTCGTCTTCGAGTCCATCAAGAACAGCGACGACTTCACCGCACTCAGCGACTTCGCAACGCCTTCAATCGGCGTCCAGACCCTTCACAAGGACTTCTACATCCTGTCTGACTCCGAACCAGAAGTCGACGAGATTGAGGACGAATTCCTCCGCCCCATCGCATACTCGTCGCGCGACCACCAAGACCCCACCATCCGACCTTCGGACTGCAAGTACCACGTCTTCTGGTGTTCGCAGCCGAAAGACGAGTTGGAAGGAACGCGTGCCCTTGAGTACATCGAGGCCGCAGAAAATCGCACGATTGAGAAGCGGTACAGCGACGAGACGTACGACGGTCTCCACAACAAGACTCGGATTCGGAAGGCCAACCGCGAGCCGTGGTATGACCTCACTGACGAGGCGGAACGTCGCCTTCCCTCCCAGATCCTGCTCCCCCGCCGGGTCTACGAGAACTACACCGCCGTATGGAACCCGGATGCGGTCGTGCCCAACGAGAACTTCCTCGCTACCACCGTCGAACGCGATGAAGACGTCAAGCCACTCCTCGCGTACCTGAACTCGCAGCTCGGCGAGCTGAACCTCCGACTCGCCGGACAGGTGTACGGTGGTGGCGTGTGTGACCTCAACGTCTCCTCATCAAAGACCATCCAGACGCTCGACCTCGATGCGCTGACCGATGCGGAACGCGACCGCCTGACCACGGCGTTCGACGAGTTCGCGGAAACAGCCGACCGTGGCGTCCTCGATGAGGCGGTGTACACGATCCTCGGGTACACTGATGAGGAGCGACAGGAGATTCAGGATGCCCTCGAACTCGCCATCGAGGAGTCCGTGAACAAGGACTAGGGTTCGATCTCGTACTCGTACAATACGCCCGCTTCCCTCGGCTGTCCCTCGTCCAGCCGGATGTTGCCGTGCGAGCGCAGGTCGCGGGGATGGTCAGACAGCCAGACGTGCGAGTCTGCCCCGACATCCATCAGGTGTTGGCGGTAGCGGCCAACGTCGGGGAACATAGTCACGAACACGGCAGAGAAGTCCTCAATCGGCTCCTCTGGCTGACTAAGGTCTTCCAGCAGAGTCTCGATGCGTTGGTCGGTGAACGGGCCGAGACTCGTCACCGCTTCCAAGAGAATCAACGTCCGCTCTTCCTCGTCAAACGCGATCGCGTCCGGGTACACGGACAACTGGAACCGCACACCGTCGAACTCGATGGGCAGCAACTTGGCCTCCACCGCCTCCCGCTCGTCCTTGGTCAGCCCTTCGTGGACGAGTACAGGTGACTCGGCGAGATCCGGGACGAGTTCACGGAGCCCGTCGCCGATCAACTCCGTGTGTTCGCCGGCGGCTCGAGGCAGTACCTCGTCGTGGTACGGGAGTTCGACCGTCCGCTCTTCCCCTTCTACCGGGTCAGGTTCGCTGATGACCTCCTCGAGATTCGCGTTGTCGAGGTACTCCCGGAACTCCTGTGCTACCCAGTAGTGCGTCTTCGGGCTGTTCGGGGCGGGTTCCTCGTATCCAAGTACCCCCGCCTTGTCACGAAGTGGCTTCAGGGCGTCCTTCCTTACCGGCTCGCGGGAGTTCTCCGCGGTGTAGTTCGGGAGGAAGTCGACGAGGTTCGTGGTCTGGATGGCGTAGTCGGGAAGATCGTCGTATCGGAGTTCGATGGATTCGTAGTATTCACGGGATGTGACCGCCTGCAACACGGTCAGCATCGTGTTGTTGATGTCGCTTTCCTGTAACCCGAACTCCTTCAACGCCCGCTTGAGCTGCTCCCGCGTAAGGTCGTAGTCGAACCCGACCTCAGACTCATCTGACATACCACCATCTGTCACTGCCGGATCCGTATGTGTTCCGATTGGGAGAATAGGGCGGGACAGCGTGGCGGTGAACGCCGACACTAGCCACTGTCACTCCTCGAACTCGAGTCCCACAACCTCCCGCGTCAGCTCCCGGTGACTGGTCACAATCTCCGCTCCCCGCGGCCGCCCCTCAGAGTCAACCCCCACCCGCATCCGGGTGGCGATCGACGACGCGAGATCGATGCGGATCTGGTGGTCGTCGAGGGCGGTCACCTCACCGACGTACTCCTCACTCTCCCCATCCGCGTCGGAACACGTCACCACCACCCTATCGCCGCGCGCCAAGTCGCTGCGCGTCAGTGTCATCCTGTCAACTCCCAGTCCACGATCTCGCCGAGCGGTTCTGGCCCCTCGTCCTCGTCGATGTCCAGCCCCACGAGGACGGGCGCTTCGCCGCCATCCGCAGCATCCCAGTAGTCGATTCGGGCTTCTGGCCAACCGCGGAGGCGGCGGTCGAGGTCGACGAAAATCTCGCGTTCGACAACCCCAGTCACCGTGCGCGTCTCGCCGTCGCGGAACACGGTCGTCGGGTCGATGCCAGCGATGTGGAGCCAGATCCCGTCCCCATCATCGATCGCGTCGTACAGTTCGTGTTCGGTCACGCCTCGGCCACCTCTCCAACCACCTTGATGCGCTCCACCGTCCCCATCTCCTCGGTGTACCCGTTGACCGTCTCCCCGACCGCGTTGGGGCGCCCTTCCCCCACCCACTGGACTCCAACGAGGTCGATCAGGAAGTGTTCCTCCGCCGGCGCTGCCGACGAGGCGCCCGCGTCCGCGAGCTGCACGTCAATCTCGTACTCGTCCTCGGAACCGACGCCGGGATGCAGTCCGACGACTTCGCCACGATGCACGCCGTAGTCGCCACCGAATTCAATTTCCACGACATCTCCAACTTCGTACTCATCGGCTACCTCATCCATAATCGCCGGATAGCGGTCGACTCACAAAAATCCGGTCAAATCGCAGAAGGGAACTAGTCGTCGCGGTCAGTCCTCGGCCTCCTCCGGCCGCTCGACCGCGTTCAACCGCGCCACGTTGTACGACGTCGACGTCCGTTCAATCGGATGACCGTTGGCATCCGGATCACCGACGTGCAACTCCACACGATCCCACTCGCCCTCCTCCGTACTCGTCTCCAGCCAGCAGTACCCGGTCGCCCACGACCCCGGTGGATCCGGGGCGTAGCAGTCGACGACTAGCCGCCCCTCGTCCCAAACATCCGGCCCATCTTCGTGTTCGAGAAGTTCGGGTTCGGAGTCCGCCACCACCTCGTCTTGTGCGACCGTCACCGTGTGACCGCCGGTGTACGTCACCTTGATTCCCGATTCCTCTGCATTAGCGACAATCTCGAGTTCCGGCTTCCGCGACACCATAATCGGTTGACGGCAGGCGGTCGCCCCAGTAAAAAGTCACCAATCAAATCGGGGCGCGAGACTCGCCTGAAACGAGACGGGAGAACGGTTACCCGTCGCGTCGGGCGCCGATCTCTTGGACGCGTTCGCGCAGTTTCTCCGCGCGCTCCGTGTCGTCGATGCGCCCGGCCAACCGGAGTCCGTCCCGCATCATCTCCGACGCGTCCTCGTTGCTCACGTCCTCGAAGCGGCTGAGCATCATCCGCGCGTCGATGAACCACTCGCGTGCAACACCCTCGACGCCAATGTCGGCCCACGCACGAACGGTGTTCGGCACGGAGTCCGCAGCAGCCGTTTCTACGGGATAGTTGTGTTCGACGACCCGTTCGACCTTCTCCTCGCTGACCTCTCGCTCGTCGGCTGTGAACCGGCTCTCCGTGACGCGCAGCTGGTAGTACGCTCCATCACGCGCGTACATCCAGACCGTCAGACCACGGCCAGAGTAGCGCGCCAAGTCGCCGGCATCCAACCGGCCCCGAACGTACTCCGCGTAGCTGTCGTACTCGGTGTCGTTCATTGGTCATCACCTCCCGTCTGGGAAAGCGTCTCGCCCAGACCCTCCGACCGTACTTCCGTGACTAGTTCGGCCACCCGGTCGGAGGCCTCGTCAGGGAGTTGGAGCGTCTCGCGGATCTCCTCGGGTGACTCGTCCGTCTCGGTCGCCATCGCCCGCACGCTCCGCCGCTTGTTCTCGGTGAGCGTGTGGCTCGTGCCGTCCTCGTCATCATCGTCGTCGTTGAAGTCGTCCCCAAGTTCGGCGTTCCCGCCGTCGTCATCGTCACCGTCCCCGTCGCCGTCCTCGTCAAGGAGCTCTTCGGCTTCGTCGGTGAGCTGGATGCCCTTGTAGACGTAGTTCCGCTTGTCGGGGCCGATGGGACGCTGCTCGACGTGTTCGATGTCGTAGTCCCGTAGGTTCGTCAGCTTGCTGCCGAACTGGGCGTCGTCGATGATGGGCAGACCCTCTTCCCGGGCGTACTCCTTGTACGCCTCGCGAACGCGGTCGGTCAGCACGGCGTAGTCCTCGATGTCCTCGACTTCCTCCACGTCGACGTTTTCCAGCATCTCCTCGGCAAAGCGGAACACGGGCTCGGCG
This genomic interval carries:
- a CDS encoding Eco57I restriction-modification methylase domain-containing protein, whose protein sequence is MASDQKRHGQTYTPEPISRALSRWAIQSADDSVLEPSVGEGRFVFDAYHRLEELGAESKETRNQIHGLDIDADAVDTLQQRAREEFGGEFPNVSAGNLFDSDFPEVDALIGNPPYVIRHRFEDAEEIIERFSEYDFSDQSDLYVYFLLQATQFLKPGGRMAMIVSNSWMKRKYGEEFKEFLLNEFHIHALIGFQERVFDDLANSVCIIAEKRPNTIRMPAKNDVRFIQAESEDIFNGGEKSLDELADAAIQSARVPQRALDAGDYWDIWLRAPLVFESIKNSDDFTALSDFATPSIGVQTLHKDFYILSDSEPEVDEIEDEFLRPIAYSSRDHQDPTIRPSDCKYHVFWCSQPKDELEGTRALEYIEAAENRTIEKRYSDETYDGLHNKTRIRKANREPWYDLTDEAERRLPSQILLPRRVYENYTAVWNPDAVVPNENFLATTVERDEDVKPLLAYLNSQLGELNLRLAGQVYGGGVCDLNVSSSKTIQTLDLDALTDAERDRLTTAFDEFAETADRGVLDEAVYTILGYTDEERQEIQDALELAIEESVNKD
- a CDS encoding BsuBI/PstI family type II restriction endonuclease, with product MSDESEVGFDYDLTREQLKRALKEFGLQESDINNTMLTVLQAVTSREYYESIELRYDDLPDYAIQTTNLVDFLPNYTAENSREPVRKDALKPLRDKAGVLGYEEPAPNSPKTHYWVAQEFREYLDNANLEEVISEPDPVEGEERTVELPYHDEVLPRAAGEHTELIGDGLRELVPDLAESPVLVHEGLTKDEREAVEAKLLPIEFDGVRFQLSVYPDAIAFDEEERTLILLEAVTSLGPFTDQRIETLLEDLSQPEEPIEDFSAVFVTMFPDVGRYRQHLMDVGADSHVWLSDHPRDLRSHGNIRLDEGQPREAGVLYEYEIEP